A single window of Nakaseomyces glabratus chromosome G, complete sequence DNA harbors:
- the DRS2 gene encoding aminophospholipid-translocating P4-type ATPase DRS2 (CAGL0G06270g~Ortholog(s) have phospholipid-translocating ATPase activity) has protein sequence MSSRMGKGTRVPTGDTLFDIDFNDGNKIRASENERTTSHGFPEEIIDLDNDSIENDLHDNPFSEYGGEGDWNTNRFDRINNQPHLTQIGNKGNVFTRMGRSIKGIFTFQSNSEPQSFEMSNYNTVSTGEMDDNFQKSRNKFDIKILFNKYLLRKNTSDGQDSGEPREIHISDRESNNRFGYIDNHISTTKYNAATFLPKFLFQEFSKYANLFFLCTSAIQQVPHVSPTNRYTTIGTLMVVLIVSAIKESVEDLKRASSDNELNNSKAEIYFEAEGDFIQKRWIDIKVGDIIRVNSEEPIPADIIILSSSEPEGLCYIETANLDGETNLKIKQARTETAKIMDSRELRNIKGVISSEQPNSSLYTYEGTLEMNGTKIPLSPEQMILRGATLRNTGWIFGIVIFTGHETKLMRNATATPIKRTAVEKVINMQIIALFTVLVVLILISSIGNVIMSTADAKHLSYLYLQGTNKAGLFFKDFLTFWILFSNLVPISLFVTVELIKYYQAFMIGSDLDLYYEETDTPTVVKTSSLVEELGQIEYIFSDKTGTLTRNIMEFKSCSIAGRCYAEHIPEDKAATFEDGIEVGYRSFDDLKKQLTTNSDDCKIIDEFLTLLATCHTVIPEFQADGSIKYQAASPDEGALVEGGALLGYKFLIRKPNSVTILINEEEEREYQLLNICEFNSTRKRMSAIFRFPDDSIKLLCKGADSVILERLSETGNFYVDATTRHLEDYATEGLRTLCLATKDIPEDEYNAWNKKYMDAATTLDHRAEKLDAVAEEIESGLTLIGATAIEDKLQEGVPDTIRTLQEAGIKIWVLTGDKQETAINIGMSCRLLSEDMNLLIISEETKEATRRNMEEKLAALHEHSLSEHDMNTLALVIDGHSLSFALEADLEDYFLAIGKMCKAVICCRVSPLQKALVVKMVKRKTNSLLLAIGDGANDVSMIQAAHVGVGISGMEGMQAARSADISVGQFRFLKKLLLVHGAWSYQRISVAILYSFYKNTALYMTQFWYVFANAFSGQSIMESWTMSLYNVFFTVLPPFVIGVFDQFVNSRLLERYPQLYKLGQKGQFFSVSIFWGWIVNGFYHSAVVFVGTILFYRYGFALRKHGETADHWSWGIAIYTSSVIIVLGKAALVTNQWTKFTLFAIPGSLFFWLIFFPIYGSIFPYAKISREYFGVVEHTYGSATFWLTLIVLPTFALTRDFIWKYYKRMYAPESYHLIQEMQKYNVSDYRPHVQHFQNAIRKVRQVQRMKKQRGFAFSQAEEGQEKIIRMYDTTQKRGKYGELHDASADPFSDTHKLVPENNEENPFSDAAQNNQSDQNSFGESLLG, from the coding sequence ATGAGTTCAAGAATGGGGAAAGGGACGCGAGTACCGACAGGGGATACTCTATTTGACATAGATTTTAACGATGGTAATAAGATTAGAGCTTCGGAAAATGAACGGACGACTTCTCATGGTTTTCCTGAAGAAATTATTGATTTAGATAATGACtctattgaaaatgatttgCATGACAACCCATTTTCAGAGTACGGCGGTGAAGGGGATTGGAACACGAACAGATTCGACCGTATCAATAATCAACCACATTTGACACAAATAGGAAATAAAGGTAATGTGTTCACTCGGATGGGGAGGTCGATTAAAGGTATTTTCACTTTTCAAAGCAATAGTGAACCTCAATCCTTTGAAATGAGTAATTATAATACTGTATCAACAGGTGAGATGGATGATAATTTCCAGAAATCACGGAACAAGTTCGATATTAAGAtacttttcaataaatatcTACTTCGAAAAAATACTTCTGACGGGCAAGACTCTGGAGAACCAAGGGAAATTCACATTAGCGATAGAGAATCAAATAACAGATTTGGATACATTGATAATCACATCTCtacaacaaaatataatgcaGCTAcatttttgccaaaatttTTGTTCCAAGAATTCTCAAAGTACGCTAATCTGTTCTTTTTATGCACTTCGGCTATTCAACAAGTCCCACATGTCTCTCCAACAAATAGATACACGACTATTGGTACATTAATGGTGGTTCTTATTGTATCAGCAATTAAGGAATCGGTTGAAGATCTGAAAAGGGCAAGTTCGGATAATGAATTGAACAATTCAAAAGCTGAAATATACTTTGAAGCGGAAGGTGATTTTATTCAAAAGAGATGGATTGATATTAAAGTTGGTGATATAATTAGAGTTAATTCCGAAGAACCCATCCCAGCCGATATTATCATTCTATCATCTTCAGAGCCAGAAGGTTTGTGTTATATTGAAACGGCAAATTTAGACGGTGAGACAAATCTAAAGATAAAACAAGCAAGAACTGAAACTGCTAAAATCATGGACTCAAGGGAattaagaaatataaaagGTGTAATCAGTTCTGAACAGCCAAATTCGAGTTTATACACTTATGAAGGTACTTTGGAGATGAATGGTACCAAAATACCATTATCTCCGGAGCAAATGATTCTGAGAGGAGCAACTCTAAGAAACACTGGATGGATCTTTGGTATTGTTATCTTTACCGGTCATGAGACCAAACTGATGAGAAATGCTACTGCTACACCAATTAAAAGAACTGCTGTTGAAAAGGTCATTAATATGCAAATTATAGCCTTATTTACTGTGTTAGTTGTTTTAATCTTGATATCATCAATTGGTAACGTCATTATGTCTACAGCAGATGCCAAACATTTGTCGTACTTATATTTACAAGGAACTAACAAGGCCGGTCTCTTTTTTAAAGATTTCTTGACTTTTTGGATCTTGTTTTCTAATTTAGTTCCTATCTCTCTTTTTGTTACGGTTGaattaattaaatattACCAGGCATTTATGATAGGTTCCGATTTGGATCTCTATTATGAGGAGACAGACACACCAACGGTAGTCAAGACATCATCTCTTGTTGAGGAATTGGGACAAATAGAATACATTTTTAGCGACAAAACTGGTACGTTGACAAGGAATATCATGGAATTCAAATCCTGTTCAATTGCTGGCAGATGTTACGCTGAACATATCCCTGAAGATAAAGCAGCTACATTTGAAGATGGTATTGAAGTTGGTTATAGAAGTTTTGATGATTTAAAGAAACAGTTAACCACCAACTCTGATGACTGTAAAATCATTGATGAATTTTTAACTTTACTGGCCACCTGCCACACTGTGATTCCAGAATTCCAAGCAGACGGTTCTATCAAGTACCAGGCAGCCTCACCAGATGAAGGTGCCTTAGTTGAAGGTGGAGCCTTGTTAGGATATAAGTTTCTAATTAGAAAGCCTAACTCAGTTACTATATTGATtaatgaagaggaagaaaggGAGTATCAACTTTTGAATATCTGTGAGTTTAACTCcacaagaaaaagaatgaGTGCTATCTTTAGATTCCCAGATGACTCCATTAAATTACTATGTAAAGGTGCGGATTCTGTTATTTTGGAAAGATTGTCTGAAACCGGCAACTTCTATGTTGATGCTACAACAAGACATTTAGAAGATTATGCTACAGAGGGTTTGCGTACGTTATGTTTAGCTACAAAAGATATACCTGAGGATGAGTATAACGCCTGGAATAAGAAATACATGGATGCTGCAACAACTTTGGATCATAGAGCTGAAAAATTGGATGCTGTTGCTGAAGAGATCGAAAGTGGTCTCACTTTGATAGGTGCTACTGCAATTGAAGATAAACTACAAGAAGGAGTTCCAGATACAATCAGAACTCTACAAGAGGCAGGCATAAAAATATGGGTTTTGACAGGAGATAAGCAAGAAACGGCTATTAATATTGGTATGAGTTGTAGGTTGCTCAGTGAAGATATGAACTTGTTGATTATCAGTGAGGAGACTAAAGAGGCCACTCGAAGAAACATGGAAGAGAAGCTGGCTGCACTACATGAGCACTCGTTGTCGGAACATGATATGAATACATTGGCTCTAGTCATTGATGGACACTCTTTGAGTTTTGCTCTCGAAGCTGATCTCGAAGATTACTTTCTAGCAATTGGTAAGATGTGTAAAGCCGTCATTTGTTGTCGTGTATCTCCTTTACAGAAAGCTTTGGTTGTCAAAATggtcaaaagaaaaacaaattcGCTATTATTGGCAATTGGTGATGGTGCTAATGATGTTAGTATGATTCAAGCGGCACACGTTGGTGTTGGTATTAGTGGTATGGAAGGTATGCAGGCGGCAAGGTCTGCTGATATATCAGTTGGCCAGTTCAGATTTTTAAAAAAGCTACTACTTGTTCATGGTGCTTGGTCATATCAGAGAATTTCAGTTGCAATTCTATACTCGTTTTACAAAAATACAGCATTATACATGACCCAATTTTGGTATGTTTTTGCAAACGCATTTTCAGGACAATCAATTATGGAGTCATGGACTATGAGTTTATATAATGTTTTTTTCACAGTGTTGCCTCCGTTTGTTATTGGTgtatttgatcaatttgttAACAGTCGATTGTTAGAAAGATATCCACAACTATACAAGCTTGGACAAAAAGGTCAGTTCTTTTCTGTAAGTATCTTTTGGGGTTGGATTGTGAATGGATTTTACCATTCAGCAGTCGTTTTTGTTGGTACAATTCTATTTTATAGATATGGATTTGCTCTTAGAAAACACGGTGAAACAGCTGACCATTGGTCGTGGGGTATAGCTATATATACTTCGAGTGTGATTATTGTTCTCGGTAAAGCTGCTTTAGTAACCAATCAGTGGACGAAGTTCACATTATTTGCTATTCCCGGTTCATTGTTTTTCTGGCTCATTTTTTTCCCGATATATGGATCGATCTTTCCATATGCCAAAATTTCAAGGGAATACTTTGGTGTAGTAGAACACACTTACGGGTCTGCAACATTTTGGCTGACACTAATTGTTCTACCTACCTTTGCCTTGACCAGAGACTTTATTTGGAAATATTATAAGAGAATGTATGCACCGGAAAGTTACCATTTGATACAAGAAATGCAGAAATATAATGTTAGCGACTATAGACCACACGTCCAACATTTCCAGAATGCTATCAGAAAAGTAAGACAAGTTCAAAGAATGAAAAAGCAAAGAGGTTTTGCATTTTCACAGGCTGAAGAAGGTCAAGAAAAGATTATCAGAATGTATGATACTACTCAAAAGAGAGGTAAGTACGGTGAATTGCATGATGCATCAGCGGATCCGTTCAGTGACACACATAAGTTAGTTCCTGAAAATAATGAGGAAAATCCTTTTTCAGATGCCGCTCAAAACAATCAGTCCGATCAGAATTCTTTTGGTGAGAGTTTGTTAGGCTAG
- the SAW1 gene encoding DNA-binding protein SAW1 (CAGL0G06292g~Ortholog(s) have 3'-flap-structured DNA binding, 5'-flap-structured DNA binding activity) — translation MVQNIAYIKVAKDSILPVRVHINRRQILSTATEESKVQAPLLSNNTIVCLKSPLTKIYLSNTDLKNLVTEMEDDIILILYELSSPAMKQNIFSKIRVGQVYDFDEDTLKKFPQSIQGSLKESNLTSLKRVGKMKYKLTYRKNWDVDIFISNINKLETIRTYLIFKDQYPQWNEYPCLQKQQSLLVMGQKLSESTNQDPIILQEEEELNLNYEQSAEDQPNNEKPEIAFTYEPQLSLIQCLDLYILKRPKRKRS, via the coding sequence ATGGTCCAAAATATTGCTTACATCAAGGTCGCCAAAGACAGCATACTACCTGTAAGGGTACATATCAATAGAAGGCAAATCCTATCAACTGCTACAGAAGAATCCAAAGTACAAGCCCCATTACTTTCTAATAATACGATAGTCTGCCTGAAATCACCGTTAACCAAAATATACTTATCCAATACTGACCTGAAGAACCTTGTTACAGAGATGGAGGATGACATTATTTTAATCCTTTATGAACTCAGCTCACCGGCCATGAAGCAGAACATATTTAGTAAAATACGTGTAGGACAAGTTTACGactttgatgaagataCTTTAAAAAAGTTTCCCCAATCTATTCAGGGCTCtttaaaagaaagcaaTTTAACCAGTCTCAAAAGAGTTggaaaaatgaaatataaaCTAACTTATAGGAAAAATTGGGACGTCGATATATTCATATCAAACATAAACAAACTTGAAACAATACGGACCTATCTGATATTTAAAGATCAGTATCCACAATGGAACGAATACCCATGTCTTCAAAAACAACAGTCATTGTTGGTAATGGGGCAAAAACTTTCAGAATCTACAAACCAAGATCCAATCATATTACAGGAGGAAGAAGAGTTGAATCTTAATTATGAACAATCTGCAGAAGATCAaccaaataatgaaaaaccGGAGATTGCCTTTACTTATGAACCTCAACTGTCTCTTATACAATGCCTAGATTTATATATACTGAAAAGACCGAAAAGGAAAAGGAGTTAA
- the FRT2 gene encoding Frt2p (CAGL0G06314g~Ortholog(s) have role in cellular response to alkaline pH, cellular response to salt stress and endoplasmic reticulum localization) produces the protein MDLLIQRMENPNMKHQPKIPFTDINTRIHRNKLAMKSANEEGSGQDSDSGNDEAMQDHLLAKADESKRHVKRANTIGITPKGNLNVHRPRRGTLIISDDEDGVSMHSASFTNMDDINGIDYSKVNTNNNLNSNKKRLDTKKIFEPYVQRSVSDPKRSFKAGSNTDIEPKLGNSKPMIIRQVTASNLAALADGKNRLVEKKMLKRPTIPDYTSVNTGAFSECMFNTELEKQYNNNLSKTTKTEKPTPNRLGDQQEEVGNGGQATLFTADKFIKSPVKSLDNEERPELSNGQNQSKNQNQTQFHKEHKKHRHQKSFSQSYGSNDQKRLVNQFLQSIEKSGNNSALSSNNASAYGSTLSVGKNGVFNIPQHEQMPDLMDYSSNLSLQSLLYHDLADPSGSKRKYSKVYSNPNMRPGSATPFSYSSASLTSNSDDSRSAIGSYRSGLATSSFFFSNAKLTSKEKIKNSEIINSNANDSNMFLGTNETDYYQQHINSRLTKLESQIKNDLKSVILKDELELKNNITSFDNLTSDLQNLKSQILGLKNTIANEYLTVLKADFDENNPESFESQLRKTVEENVKHLEFLENKMSECQSQLVDQKETMRKMESLLYLENSLMVSKKNTGLAYKYRYMLYDILTLGFLVLIGYYLKAYFWKV, from the coding sequence ATGGATCTCCTTATACAGAGGATGGAGAATCCTAACATGAAGCACCAACCCAAAATACCCTTTACTGATATTAATACTAGGATACATAGGAACAAGCTCGCAATGAAAAGTGCTAATGAGGAAGGTAGTGGGCAGGATAGCGATTCGGGGAACGATGAAGCGATGCAGGATCACTTGCTAGCTAAGGCAGATGAATCTAAACGGCATGTCAAGAGGGCTAATACAATTGGGATTACACCAAAGGGGAATCTCAACGTGCATAGACCGAGAAGAGGTACTCTAATAAtatctgatgatgaagatgggGTAAGCATGCATTCTGCATCATTCACAAATATGGATGATATAAATGGTATAGATTATAGCAAAGTTAATACCAACAATAATTTGAACTCGAACAAGAAAAGGTTGGAtaccaagaaaatatttgaacCTTATGTTCAAAGAAGCGTGTCTGATCCAAAGAGATCATTTAAGGCAGGTTCCAACACCGATATAGAGCCAAAACTGGGGAATAGTAAGCCTATGATTATAAGGCAAGTAACTGCAAGCAACCTTGCTGCACTTGCAGATGGAAAAAATCGATTAGTCGAGAAGAAAATGTTAAAAAGGCCAACAATACCCGATTACACTTCTGTTAATACAGGCGCCTTCAGCGAGTGTATGTTCAACACAGAACTTGAAAAACagtataataataatctTTCAAAGACTACTAAGACAGAAAAGCCAACACCTAATAGACTTGGAGACCAACAAGAAGAGGTGGGCAATGGGGGACAAGCTACTTTGTTCACAGCTGATAAGTTCATAAAATCACCTGTAAAAAGTCTTGATAATGAGGAAAGACCAGAACTGTCAAACGGGCAAAATCAATCTAAAAATCAGAATCAAACGCAATTTCATAAAGAGCATAAAAAGCACAGACATCAGAAATCATTTTCGCAGTCGTACGGGTCCAATGATCAAAAAAGGTTAGTgaatcaatttcttcaatctATCGAGAAATCGGGTAATAATTCTGCCCTCTCATCTAATAACGCTTCAGCATACGGATCTACTCTTTCTGTGGGGAAAAATGGTGTCTTTAACATACCTCAACATGAGCAAATGCCGGACTTGATGGACTATTCATCCAATTTGTCGCTTCAAAGTTTATTGTATCATGATTTAGCTGACCCTAGTGGCTccaagagaaaatattcGAAAGTTTACTCAAATCCTAACATGAGACCTGGGTCTGCAACGCCATTTTCATACTCTTCAGCATCTTTAACTTCAAATTCTGACGATTCAAGGAGTGCTATTGGTTCTTACAGGTCAGGATTGGCTACtagctctttttttttctcgAATGCAAAGCTTACTagcaaagagaaaataaaaaatagtgaaataataaattcTAATGCAAATGACAGTAATATGTTTTTGGGTACAAATGAGACCGACTATTATCAGCAACATATCAATTCTCGTCTTACAAAGCTTGAATCTCAGATTAAGAATGATCTTAAGTCTGTCATACTGAAAGATGAATTGGAACTGAAGAATAATATCACATCATTTGATAATTTGACATCAGATCTTCAAAACTTGAAGTCTCAGATTTTAGGGCTTAAAAATACAATAGCCAATGAATACTTGACAGTATTGAAAGCTGATTTCGATGAAAACAATCCTGAATCCTTTGAGTCTCAACTACGTAAAACAGTTGAAGAGAATGTAAAACATTTggaatttcttgaaaataaGATGTCAGAATGTCAGAGTCAATTAGTTGATCAAAAGGAAACAATGAGAAAGATGGAAAGTCTACTTTACTTGGAAAACTCATTGATGGTGTCCAAGAAGAATACTGGTCTGGCATATAAGTACAGATATATGCTTTACGACATCCTAACATTGGGTTTTTTAGTTCTTATCGGATACTATTTAAAAGCATATTTTTGGAAAGTTTAG